From the Deinococcus hopiensis KR-140 genome, one window contains:
- a CDS encoding carbohydrate ABC transporter permease, with translation MTTVPVLHSQTQKQKKKFRLSPVMLIWPAMLYLIVTTQVPFFMTVYYSFFRYNLVEPGNRPFIGLTNYQRLLTDPNNLRVLLNTGVLAGGTLLFTLLLGAFLAMLLNRNVPGRALLRTLLISSFLVMPVVTAVVWKNMLLNPVFGFFSWVTTRIGGAPVDWLAHYPMVSLITMITWEWTPFAMLILLTGLQSLPEDQLEAARLDGAGRFQEFRHIVLPHWTQAIQVVVLMETIALLQVYGEIYGSTSGGPGLSTTNLPYFIYQKAFAEYNIGLASAAGVITVILTNILAFFLLRTLSRSYGRKEA, from the coding sequence GTGACCACTGTCCCCGTACTCCACTCGCAAACCCAGAAGCAGAAAAAGAAGTTCCGGCTCAGTCCCGTCATGCTGATCTGGCCCGCGATGCTGTACCTGATCGTCACGACGCAGGTGCCGTTTTTCATGACGGTCTACTACAGCTTCTTCCGCTACAACCTCGTTGAACCTGGCAACCGCCCCTTTATTGGCCTGACGAACTACCAGCGGCTCCTGACCGACCCGAACAACCTGCGCGTGCTGCTCAATACCGGCGTGCTTGCGGGCGGCACCCTGCTGTTCACCCTGCTGCTCGGTGCATTCCTCGCGATGCTGCTCAACCGCAACGTTCCTGGACGCGCCTTGCTTCGCACCCTGCTCATCAGTTCCTTCCTGGTGATGCCGGTCGTCACGGCTGTCGTCTGGAAGAACATGCTCCTCAACCCTGTCTTCGGCTTCTTCTCCTGGGTGACCACCCGAATCGGCGGCGCACCTGTGGACTGGCTCGCGCACTACCCCATGGTCAGCCTCATCACCATGATCACCTGGGAATGGACGCCCTTCGCCATGTTGATCTTGCTCACGGGACTCCAGAGCCTCCCAGAAGACCAGCTTGAAGCCGCTCGCCTTGACGGTGCGGGGCGCTTTCAGGAATTTCGCCACATCGTGCTGCCCCACTGGACGCAGGCCATCCAGGTGGTGGTGCTGATGGAAACCATCGCGCTGCTGCAAGTCTACGGCGAGATCTACGGCTCCACGTCAGGTGGTCCTGGCCTGTCCACCACCAACCTACCGTATTTCATCTATCAGAAGGCCTTCGCGGAGTACAACATCGGCCTGGCGAGCGCAGCGGGCGTCATCACGGTGATTCTCACGAACATCCTGGCGTTTTTCCTGCTCAGAACGCTCAGCCGTTCCTACGGAAGGAAAGAAGCGTGA
- a CDS encoding putative bifunctional diguanylate cyclase/phosphodiesterase, whose translation MPLPITARWTPRRSYVLALSLVAGLSVAAFMLLNSMIHDQIFTAQVINVSGRQRMLAERTTLFALRLTTTPIGAEREAIRKELRTDLATLLSAHSGLLNKVRAGHESGETLTALQTIYFGLPQSLDVLVQTHVRLVQTVLTTPDNKLSPDLPALQEVLDEGTGDLLTVLDAAVRIHQVDAEQRIETLRRGEIAVLAITLLTLLLEGLLIFRPLERVLQQRDQQLMHDAFHDPLTGLPNRALFLDRLNQAILRRQRYPDAHFAVLFIDCDRFKVINDTLGHGVGDALLIALAARLGTCIRGLDTVARMGGDEFTFLLENLADVQDAVLVAKRVESALKEPLHAAGHLLTIGVSIGVISSDAGHSTPAEVLRDADLAMYHAKARGRGRYEIFTPQLLEQAATLLNIELDLRGAQARGELAVHYQPVVSLLDGKFIGFEALLRWTHPVHGAVSPTAFIPVAEESGLIAELDRFVLRTACLQAVQWQRDYPRQPPLTMSVNVSGRHLQSLDLAEHVATVLSETGLAPHHLKLELTEGVLAAESDDLRRTMSALKALGVQLHIDDFGMGYSNLAYLQRFHANAIKIDRSFINVLGSDGEGVDLIASIVGMARSMHLSVVAEGVETQEQAQLLLQLGCEVAQGFLFSRPVPAPDAGVLLASEIMTAAQPAFQLQDSAPPIESTTSGPFDNTAKI comes from the coding sequence ATGCCACTGCCCATCACCGCCCGTTGGACCCCCAGAAGGAGTTACGTCCTGGCGTTGAGTCTGGTCGCGGGCCTCAGTGTGGCAGCGTTCATGCTGCTCAACTCCATGATTCACGACCAGATCTTCACGGCCCAGGTCATCAATGTCAGCGGGCGGCAACGGATGCTCGCAGAGCGCACTACCCTCTTCGCACTGCGGCTCACCACAACCCCGATCGGCGCTGAACGAGAGGCCATACGCAAGGAGTTACGGACTGACCTGGCGACCTTACTCTCAGCCCACAGCGGTCTGCTGAACAAGGTTCGAGCAGGACACGAATCTGGGGAAACCTTGACGGCGTTGCAAACGATCTACTTCGGTCTGCCTCAGTCGCTGGACGTGCTCGTTCAGACCCATGTCCGCCTCGTGCAGACAGTCCTCACCACCCCCGACAACAAGCTCAGCCCAGATCTACCGGCACTGCAGGAAGTGCTGGACGAAGGCACAGGCGACCTGCTCACGGTGCTTGACGCGGCAGTCCGTATCCACCAGGTTGATGCCGAGCAACGCATCGAGACCCTACGCCGGGGGGAGATCGCCGTCCTGGCCATTACCCTGCTGACCTTGCTGCTCGAGGGTCTCCTGATTTTCCGCCCCCTGGAACGCGTCCTGCAGCAACGCGATCAGCAGCTCATGCATGACGCTTTTCATGACCCTCTGACTGGCCTTCCCAACCGCGCGTTGTTCCTTGACCGGCTCAACCAGGCCATTCTCCGCCGGCAGCGCTACCCAGACGCACATTTCGCGGTGTTGTTCATCGATTGCGACCGCTTCAAAGTCATCAACGACACCCTGGGACACGGCGTGGGCGACGCGTTGCTCATCGCGCTTGCCGCCCGCTTAGGGACTTGTATCCGTGGCCTGGACACCGTCGCCCGGATGGGCGGAGACGAGTTTACCTTCCTGCTCGAGAACCTGGCTGACGTACAAGACGCCGTGCTGGTCGCGAAACGGGTCGAAAGTGCCCTGAAGGAGCCACTCCATGCCGCTGGCCACCTCTTGACCATCGGCGTCAGCATCGGGGTCATTTCCTCAGATGCCGGGCACAGCACTCCAGCTGAAGTGCTCCGCGACGCGGACTTGGCCATGTACCACGCCAAAGCGCGGGGCCGCGGCCGCTACGAAATCTTCACGCCACAACTGCTCGAGCAGGCCGCTACGCTGCTGAACATCGAACTGGACCTCCGCGGTGCCCAGGCCCGAGGGGAACTTGCCGTCCACTACCAGCCAGTTGTGTCGCTGCTGGACGGCAAGTTTATCGGCTTCGAAGCGCTGCTCCGCTGGACACACCCGGTGCATGGAGCGGTCTCACCCACCGCTTTCATCCCAGTGGCTGAAGAAAGTGGCTTGATCGCTGAACTCGACCGCTTCGTGCTTCGGACCGCTTGCCTGCAGGCCGTGCAGTGGCAGCGAGATTACCCCCGCCAACCGCCGCTTACCATGAGTGTGAACGTCTCAGGACGTCACCTGCAGAGCCTGGACCTTGCTGAGCATGTCGCGACCGTCCTGAGTGAGACGGGTCTGGCCCCACATCACTTGAAACTCGAGCTGACAGAAGGCGTACTGGCTGCGGAATCCGACGATCTTCGCCGCACCATGAGTGCGCTCAAGGCGCTTGGAGTTCAGCTGCATATTGATGATTTCGGCATGGGCTACTCGAACCTCGCGTACCTGCAGCGCTTCCATGCGAACGCCATCAAAATTGACCGGTCGTTTATCAATGTGCTGGGAAGTGATGGGGAGGGTGTTGATCTGATTGCCAGCATCGTGGGCATGGCCCGCAGCATGCATCTTTCGGTGGTGGCTGAAGGCGTAGAAACCCAGGAGCAAGCACAACTCCTGCTTCAACTGGGGTGCGAAGTCGCGCAGGGCTTCTTGTTCTCCCGGCCTGTACCTGCACCAGACGCTGGTGTCCTGCTCGCCTCAGAAATTATGACCGCTGCTCAACCAGCTTTCCAATTGCAAGATTCTGCGCCGCCCATAGAGAGCACAACATCCGGTCCTTTTGACAACACAGCTAAAATCTAA
- a CDS encoding HAD family hydrolase translates to MQRLLALDLDGTLLRSDGTLGGRTRVALQEATQLGWVVFPVTARPSRNAVALALEEDWPEIACSNGAVTHRSDGEVLQIVPFHVPEVRAFVETARAALPGITFGAEWGEYMTAEQAYDELRGGGNPIEVGRHRPVNDVLLDLKEAKPPLKLMARHPHFNGPNLVTLLQQGTTELSITASTMSFAEITAAGVNKVAAVKAACQRHQISQAQVVAFGDMPIDAPLLAWVGHGVAVANSRPDVLVVADEVTASNDQEGVALVLERLLSFCLP, encoded by the coding sequence ATGCAACGCCTGTTAGCGCTTGATCTTGACGGAACGCTCCTCCGCTCCGACGGCACACTTGGCGGGCGCACACGAGTGGCTCTCCAAGAAGCGACCCAGCTCGGTTGGGTCGTCTTTCCAGTCACCGCCCGACCTTCACGCAATGCTGTGGCTCTGGCCTTGGAGGAAGATTGGCCGGAGATTGCCTGTAGCAACGGTGCTGTGACGCACCGAAGTGATGGTGAGGTGCTTCAGATCGTTCCATTTCATGTTCCCGAGGTGCGGGCCTTCGTGGAAACAGCTCGCGCGGCACTTCCCGGTATCACTTTTGGTGCGGAGTGGGGGGAATACATGACGGCGGAGCAGGCGTATGACGAACTCCGCGGGGGAGGAAATCCGATTGAAGTAGGCCGGCACCGTCCTGTTAATGACGTGCTGCTTGACTTGAAAGAGGCCAAGCCTCCACTGAAGTTGATGGCCCGCCATCCGCACTTCAATGGTCCAAACCTGGTGACTTTGCTCCAACAGGGGACGACTGAGCTGAGCATCACAGCCTCGACGATGAGTTTCGCGGAGATCACGGCAGCTGGGGTCAACAAGGTGGCGGCGGTGAAAGCTGCGTGTCAGCGTCATCAGATCAGCCAGGCTCAGGTGGTGGCCTTCGGTGATATGCCGATTGACGCGCCGCTGCTGGCCTGGGTGGGCCACGGGGTGGCTGTGGCCAACAGTCGCCCGGACGTTCTCGTGGTGGCGGACGAAGTGACTGCATCGAATGACCAAGAGGGTGTAGCGCTGGTCCTCGAACGGCTACTCTCTTTCTGTCTGCCCTAA
- a CDS encoding LysR family transcriptional regulator, whose translation MLDFTRVTITQLRTFVTASEAGTLSEAALRLNVTQSSVSFAIASLEKQLNVKLLLRNRYGVEPTPLGSRVALHARGILQILENIRQECALDAQNLTGRLQIVSARSAALRLLPPVLREFRARHPGVQVNLLSEEHCTTLTEMYVLSGECDVGFSSLPVAPPLQSSVLLRDEYRLLWGAQKLSRPPTWEEIASQPLMLGTSDCARRISAHWMACGQSLDAVERISEDDISITFVKNGLGVCVLPELAITNLPPEVVTYSLPEPLFRTLGVFYLPTFAVSPIGQAFLGLLKGTDAQRGRSTF comes from the coding sequence ATGCTGGATTTCACGCGAGTGACCATCACGCAACTCCGTACATTTGTGACGGCCAGCGAGGCGGGAACACTTTCTGAGGCCGCCTTGCGCCTGAACGTCACTCAGTCCAGCGTGAGTTTTGCCATCGCCTCGTTGGAAAAGCAGCTGAACGTGAAGCTCCTCCTCCGTAACCGATACGGCGTGGAACCAACCCCTCTCGGCTCCAGGGTCGCCCTGCACGCTCGTGGGATACTCCAGATACTGGAGAACATCCGTCAGGAATGTGCTTTGGACGCCCAGAACCTCACTGGACGGCTGCAAATCGTGAGTGCACGCAGCGCGGCGCTGCGGCTTCTGCCTCCTGTGCTTCGTGAATTCCGCGCCCGTCATCCCGGCGTCCAGGTCAACCTGCTCAGCGAAGAGCACTGCACGACCCTTACCGAAATGTATGTGTTGTCCGGCGAGTGCGATGTGGGCTTCTCCAGCCTACCCGTCGCTCCACCCCTCCAGAGCTCAGTACTCCTCCGGGACGAATACCGCTTGCTGTGGGGTGCCCAGAAGCTCAGCAGGCCTCCCACCTGGGAGGAAATTGCCAGCCAGCCGTTGATGCTCGGCACGTCTGATTGTGCCCGGCGTATCTCAGCTCACTGGATGGCCTGCGGACAATCTCTGGATGCCGTAGAGCGCATCTCGGAAGACGATATATCGATTACCTTCGTTAAAAACGGGCTGGGCGTTTGCGTGCTTCCAGAACTGGCTATCACGAATTTGCCCCCCGAAGTGGTTACGTATTCGCTCCCAGAGCCGCTTTTCCGCACGTTAGGCGTGTTCTACCTGCCGACCTTTGCCGTTTCGCCCATTGGACAGGCATTTCTAGGCCTCCTCAAGGGCACAGACGCTCAGAGAGGCCGGTCGACCTTTTGA
- a CDS encoding carbohydrate kinase family protein: protein MTSPASLPLIVSAGEALTDLVTAGGNVWQAHPGGAGWNVARACGRLGVPTAFAGAVGSDNFGDDLWQESEAAGLDLRYLQRLPQPTLLAVVYQIDPPAYRFLGENSADLHFDPARLPQGWLQAARWLHVGGISLARWPLADTLLDLIARAKEVGVKLSFDPNARITHRHPDYRMVFERVARQSDVLKFSDEDLEFFFPEQSEEDALRALRGLNARCPIVITRGARGATLYQPAGRVDLPTVKVQVADTVGAGDALCAGLLVSAATRPEDLWTDHLQMGLRAAAAACARSGAYAPTLADLAALQG, encoded by the coding sequence ATGACTTCTCCCGCTTCTCTTCCTCTCATCGTAAGTGCCGGAGAGGCGCTGACGGATCTTGTCACTGCAGGCGGCAACGTCTGGCAAGCACATCCGGGTGGGGCGGGCTGGAACGTGGCCCGCGCCTGTGGCCGTCTGGGCGTACCTACGGCCTTTGCTGGAGCCGTGGGGAGCGACAACTTCGGGGACGACCTCTGGCAGGAAAGTGAGGCGGCTGGGCTGGACTTACGCTACCTCCAGCGGTTGCCTCAGCCCACCCTGCTGGCCGTTGTTTACCAAATCGATCCCCCTGCCTACCGGTTCTTGGGCGAAAATAGTGCCGACCTCCATTTCGACCCGGCACGGTTACCCCAAGGCTGGCTGCAGGCCGCCCGCTGGCTGCATGTCGGCGGAATCAGCCTTGCCCGTTGGCCCCTGGCCGACACCCTGCTGGACTTGATCGCCCGGGCGAAGGAAGTGGGGGTCAAGCTCAGCTTCGATCCCAACGCCCGAATCACCCACCGTCACCCCGACTACCGGATGGTGTTCGAGCGGGTGGCCCGGCAGTCGGACGTACTGAAATTCAGCGACGAGGACCTGGAATTCTTCTTTCCCGAGCAGTCCGAGGAAGACGCCCTGCGCGCCCTGCGCGGCCTGAATGCCCGCTGCCCCATCGTGATCACCCGGGGGGCCAGGGGCGCGACCCTCTACCAGCCGGCAGGCCGGGTGGACCTCCCCACCGTGAAGGTGCAGGTGGCCGACACGGTGGGCGCGGGCGACGCCCTGTGCGCCGGCCTGCTCGTCAGCGCAGCGACGCGCCCCGAGGACCTGTGGACTGACCACCTCCAGATGGGCCTGCGGGCGGCAGCAGCGGCCTGTGCCCGTTCCGGAGCCTACGCCCCGACGCTGGCGGACCTCGCCGCCCTTCAAGGCTGA
- a CDS encoding substrate-binding periplasmic protein has protein sequence MTVAALTGLSVLCGSVSQAATLSKLQSGGTLKLGFATNTPGLVMQDGSTITGFAVEFMDLVAKEMKLKDATWRKDATSDALLKNLNANNVDMIFDVKLPQILSDGEQIASLVCTGGVMFARPGGPTKEADLKDARIAISTDHPYFHYVRNLPFEKKINAAPNSDKALLDFLGGSADVLLLDRFDALKMYVKLGPKKLQVSPLLWSQPVYVVVKNGSDKALETAVNAAIKKLQANGTYERLSKKYFTQDVRCTS, from the coding sequence ATGACTGTTGCGGCACTGACGGGCCTGAGTGTCCTCTGCGGCAGTGTTTCCCAGGCAGCGACGTTGAGTAAGCTCCAAAGCGGCGGCACCCTGAAACTCGGCTTCGCCACCAACACCCCCGGTCTGGTCATGCAGGACGGCAGCACCATCACGGGCTTCGCCGTGGAATTCATGGACCTCGTCGCCAAGGAGATGAAGCTCAAAGACGCGACCTGGCGCAAAGACGCCACGTCCGACGCGCTGCTCAAAAACCTCAACGCCAATAACGTCGACATGATCTTCGACGTGAAACTCCCGCAGATTCTCAGTGACGGTGAGCAGATCGCTTCCCTCGTCTGCACCGGCGGTGTGATGTTCGCGCGTCCCGGTGGACCCACCAAGGAAGCAGACCTCAAAGACGCCCGCATTGCGATCTCCACCGATCACCCGTACTTCCACTACGTCCGCAACCTGCCGTTCGAGAAGAAGATCAACGCCGCGCCGAACTCCGACAAGGCCCTCCTCGACTTCCTCGGTGGGTCCGCCGATGTCCTCCTGCTCGACCGCTTCGACGCCCTGAAGATGTACGTCAAGCTCGGCCCCAAGAAGCTGCAGGTCAGCCCGCTGCTGTGGAGCCAGCCCGTGTACGTCGTCGTGAAAAACGGCTCAGACAAGGCGCTCGAAACGGCCGTCAACGCCGCCATCAAGAAGCTCCAGGCCAACGGCACCTACGAGAGGCTGAGCAAGAAGTACTTCACGCAGGACGTTCGCTGCACCTCCTGA
- a CDS encoding DUF6683 family protein: MSQQITRPGAAATSKPQPLAISAFKPAENRMLPARMAGAQPGLDGAQKKEMEAVYVQLLNSYDSLMDNNDEARLKNNVAGAVMYALMISHYVLSGEELSAQQQDGLLDSINRALFSTPAFKSMTDAHKQELYEALILNANMALALQEEGPQDQDREADAQDLAGTLFTQLIGRDHSKVQFTATGLRLY, encoded by the coding sequence ATGAGCCAGCAGATCACCAGGCCCGGCGCCGCGGCCACCAGCAAACCGCAGCCTCTGGCGATCAGCGCCTTCAAACCGGCCGAAAACCGGATGCTACCGGCGCGCATGGCAGGCGCCCAGCCCGGTCTGGACGGCGCGCAGAAAAAAGAAATGGAAGCGGTGTACGTCCAGCTTCTCAACAGTTACGACAGCCTGATGGACAACAACGACGAGGCGCGGCTGAAGAACAACGTGGCCGGAGCGGTGATGTACGCCCTGATGATCAGCCATTACGTGCTCAGCGGTGAAGAGCTGAGCGCGCAGCAACAAGACGGACTGCTGGACAGCATCAACCGTGCACTGTTTAGCACTCCAGCGTTCAAGTCCATGACCGACGCCCACAAGCAGGAACTGTACGAAGCGCTGATCCTCAACGCGAACATGGCGTTGGCGCTTCAGGAGGAAGGCCCGCAGGATCAGGACCGTGAAGCGGACGCGCAGGATCTGGCGGGAACGCTGTTCACCCAGCTGATTGGTCGAGATCACAGCAAAGTTCAGTTCACGGCTACAGGTCTTCGCCTGTACTGA
- a CDS encoding carbohydrate ABC transporter permease — protein MISLPSKKGLAPKSPSSSHTRRVSPFALLRSALLHLLTYVLTAIFAFPLIWMILAAFKTEAQAFATPPVFTFTPILDNFQHALTSYFPSLKNSFIAAVGSTLLSFVLGLPAAFSLAAYTTRRSQSALMWMLSTKMMPAVGIIVPLFLIYRNLGLLDTLPGLVLIYTTMNLPLVVWMMHSYMRDIPAEVYEAARIDGANVFQEFFGITLPLSKPGIAATALLTVIFAWNEVFFALNLTSSDAAPLSVFIAQFKTSEGLFWAQMSAGATLTVLPVLLFGWIAQRQLVRGLSYGAVK, from the coding sequence GTGATCAGCCTCCCAAGCAAGAAAGGACTGGCTCCCAAGAGCCCTTCCTCCTCGCACACCCGCCGCGTTTCCCCGTTCGCTCTGCTGCGGAGCGCCCTACTGCACCTGCTGACCTACGTTCTGACGGCCATCTTCGCTTTCCCACTGATCTGGATGATCCTGGCGGCCTTCAAGACCGAAGCGCAGGCGTTCGCTACGCCTCCGGTGTTTACCTTCACGCCGATCCTCGACAACTTCCAGCACGCGCTGACCTCGTACTTTCCCAGCCTGAAAAACAGCTTTATCGCAGCGGTCGGCAGCACGCTGCTCTCCTTTGTGCTCGGTCTGCCCGCCGCGTTCTCCCTCGCGGCCTACACCACCCGCCGCTCGCAAAGCGCGCTGATGTGGATGCTGTCGACCAAGATGATGCCCGCCGTCGGAATCATCGTGCCGCTGTTCCTGATCTACCGCAACCTCGGCCTGCTCGACACCCTGCCCGGCCTGGTGCTGATCTACACCACCATGAACCTGCCCCTGGTCGTGTGGATGATGCACTCGTACATGCGCGACATCCCCGCTGAGGTATACGAGGCGGCCCGCATCGACGGCGCGAACGTCTTTCAGGAGTTCTTCGGCATCACCTTGCCGCTCTCCAAGCCGGGGATCGCGGCCACAGCCCTGCTGACGGTCATCTTCGCGTGGAACGAAGTGTTCTTCGCGCTGAACCTCACGAGTTCCGACGCTGCGCCGCTGAGCGTCTTTATCGCTCAGTTCAAGACCAGCGAGGGCCTGTTCTGGGCGCAGATGAGTGCGGGAGCGACCCTCACGGTGCTTCCCGTGCTGCTCTTCGGTTGGATCGCTCAGCGCCAGCTCGTTCGCGGGCTCAGTTACGGCGCGGTCAAGTAA
- a CDS encoding ABC transporter substrate-binding protein, protein MKRLALLSFALITSAQAATTITVASVNNPDMVTMQKLVPEFTKKYPDINVKFVFLPENELRQKVTLDVASNGGGFDLATVGAYEVPIWAKNGWLEPLNPLFSKNPDIARSYDLNDVLPSIRDAMTYNKNLYAVPFYAESSMTFYNKDLFKKAGITMAHNPTWTQIQSYASRIHNPSGGVYGICLRGLPGWGENMALFTTMANTFGGRWYDTDWNAQLNSPAWKDAMTFYVNLMKRYGPPGATGNGFTENLTLMSQGKCGMWVDATVAAGFLSDPSSSKIVKSVGFANAPTGPGTDRGNHWFWSWNLAIPKSTKKEDAAFKFLTWATSKDYIALVAKTKGTWAAVPPGTRVSTYHNPNYVRAAGAFSNIVMNSIRSADVNKPTLQPVPYTGVQYVSIPQFQALGTQVGQFLAGALSGDSTVDEALRQAQQAAQTVAVDGGYKK, encoded by the coding sequence ATGAAACGACTCGCTCTGCTCAGCTTTGCCCTGATCACCAGCGCTCAAGCCGCCACCACCATCACTGTGGCGAGCGTCAACAACCCCGACATGGTGACGATGCAAAAGCTCGTTCCCGAATTCACCAAGAAGTACCCCGACATTAACGTCAAGTTCGTCTTTCTTCCCGAAAACGAACTGCGCCAGAAAGTCACGCTCGACGTCGCCAGCAACGGCGGAGGCTTCGACCTCGCCACCGTCGGCGCATACGAAGTGCCGATCTGGGCGAAGAACGGCTGGCTCGAACCCCTCAACCCCCTGTTTTCCAAGAACCCCGACATCGCCCGCAGCTACGACCTGAACGATGTTCTGCCCAGCATCCGTGACGCCATGACGTACAACAAGAACTTGTACGCCGTGCCCTTCTACGCCGAGAGCAGCATGACCTTCTACAACAAGGACCTGTTCAAGAAGGCGGGCATCACCATGGCCCACAACCCCACCTGGACGCAGATCCAGTCCTACGCTTCCCGCATCCACAACCCGTCAGGCGGCGTGTACGGCATCTGTCTGCGCGGCCTGCCCGGCTGGGGCGAGAACATGGCTCTATTTACCACCATGGCCAACACCTTCGGTGGACGCTGGTACGACACCGACTGGAACGCCCAGCTCAACAGCCCCGCGTGGAAGGACGCCATGACCTTCTACGTCAACCTGATGAAGCGCTACGGCCCTCCCGGCGCAACGGGCAACGGTTTCACGGAAAACCTCACCCTGATGAGTCAGGGCAAGTGCGGCATGTGGGTGGACGCCACCGTGGCCGCCGGCTTCCTCAGCGACCCGAGCAGCAGCAAGATCGTCAAGAGCGTCGGCTTTGCCAATGCCCCCACCGGCCCCGGCACCGACCGCGGCAACCACTGGTTCTGGTCCTGGAACCTGGCGATCCCCAAGAGCACCAAGAAGGAAGACGCCGCGTTCAAGTTCCTCACCTGGGCCACCAGCAAGGACTACATCGCGCTCGTCGCCAAAACCAAGGGCACCTGGGCTGCCGTGCCCCCCGGGACCCGCGTCAGCACCTACCACAACCCCAACTACGTCCGGGCCGCAGGGGCATTCAGCAACATCGTCATGAACAGCATCCGCAGCGCGGACGTGAACAAGCCCACCCTTCAGCCCGTCCCCTACACCGGCGTTCAGTACGTCAGCATCCCGCAGTTCCAGGCCCTGGGCACCCAGGTGGGTCAATTCCTGGCCGGAGCGCTCAGCGGTGACAGCACCGTAGACGAAGCCCTCCGCCAGGCACAACAAGCGGCACAAACCGTCGCTGTCGACGGCGGGTACAAGAAGTAA
- a CDS encoding DinB family protein, with protein sequence MPLLSPLDLEVIAAELRSYSEPAVNHSPAAGKWSAKEILGHLMDSAVNNHVRFIRAQAENPLHIPGYDQEHWNRCQAYQQVSWLELINLWLAYNLHIRRVLDLIPEATLGNMLVIGDGPRVTLQFVAEDYYEHLQHHIDQIRALNQT encoded by the coding sequence ATGCCTCTGCTAAGCCCCCTGGACCTTGAAGTTATCGCTGCTGAACTGCGCTCCTACAGCGAACCTGCTGTGAACCACTCACCCGCCGCTGGGAAATGGAGCGCAAAAGAAATTCTCGGGCACCTGATGGACAGCGCTGTGAACAACCATGTGCGTTTCATTCGCGCTCAGGCGGAGAATCCCCTGCATATTCCCGGTTACGATCAGGAACACTGGAACCGCTGTCAAGCTTATCAACAGGTCAGCTGGCTGGAGCTGATCAACCTCTGGCTCGCGTATAACCTGCACATCAGGCGTGTACTCGACCTTATTCCCGAAGCAACCCTGGGAAACATGCTCGTGATTGGTGATGGCCCCCGTGTTACATTGCAGTTCGTGGCTGAGGATTACTACGAACATCTGCAGCATCATATCGATCAAATCAGGGCCTTGAATCAGACTTGA
- a CDS encoding IS110 family transposase, with translation MESIFVGIDVCKARLDVAIRPTGEIFVEENSIPGVARLADRLNGLDPTLVVLEATGGLERELVLALVQRGVRVVVVNARQVRDFAKATGRLAKTDQLDAMLLALFAEMVRPPVREVPEERVRALGDLVDRRRQVVDMLVMERNRLHSVRAEAVRADLHAHITYLEKRRIELDQELKALMETDLQWRAQRDLLMSVPGVGPVVTLTLLAQLPELGQVSGKQLSALVGLAPFNRDSGKSRGRRTIWGGRAEVRTKLYMAAVTGIRVNPVLREVFQRLVAQGKPKKVALVACMRKLLVILNAIVRSQVPWRPRV, from the coding sequence GTGGAGAGCATCTTCGTCGGTATTGATGTTTGCAAAGCTCGCCTTGATGTCGCGATTCGTCCCACTGGAGAAATTTTCGTCGAGGAGAACTCGATTCCAGGTGTGGCACGACTTGCAGATCGCCTGAATGGACTCGACCCGACCTTGGTTGTGCTGGAAGCGACGGGTGGGTTGGAGCGGGAGCTGGTCTTGGCGTTGGTGCAACGGGGTGTTCGGGTCGTCGTGGTCAATGCACGTCAGGTTCGCGACTTCGCCAAAGCAACAGGTCGACTGGCGAAAACAGATCAACTGGATGCCATGCTCTTGGCCTTGTTTGCTGAGATGGTCCGGCCTCCAGTTCGGGAGGTACCTGAGGAGCGCGTTCGTGCACTGGGAGACCTGGTCGACCGTCGACGACAAGTCGTCGACATGCTGGTCATGGAACGCAACCGACTTCACTCGGTACGAGCGGAAGCGGTGCGTGCAGATTTGCACGCACACATCACGTACTTGGAGAAACGGCGGATTGAGCTGGATCAGGAACTGAAGGCGTTGATGGAAACCGATCTGCAGTGGCGTGCTCAGCGGGATCTCCTGATGAGCGTTCCTGGCGTGGGTCCGGTGGTCACCTTGACGTTGCTTGCTCAGTTGCCTGAGCTCGGCCAAGTCTCTGGCAAACAACTGAGCGCCCTTGTCGGATTGGCGCCGTTCAATCGAGACAGCGGGAAATCTCGGGGGCGCCGCACCATCTGGGGAGGACGCGCGGAGGTGAGGACCAAACTGTATATGGCTGCGGTCACTGGGATTCGCGTCAATCCGGTGCTCCGGGAGGTCTTTCAGCGTCTGGTCGCCCAGGGAAAACCTAAAAAAGTGGCGCTCGTCGCGTGTATGCGCAAGTTGCTCGTCATCCTGAATGCCATTGTTCGTTCTCAAGTGCCGTGGCGCCCCCGTGTCTGA